A genomic stretch from Thauera sp. GDN1 includes:
- a CDS encoding TrpB-like pyridoxal phosphate-dependent enzyme, whose protein sequence is MEATRILLDAADIPTHWYNVAADLPSPLAPPLGPDGKPATPEQMGAIFPGAILEQEMSTQRWIAIPEEVREIYRLWRPSPLVRAVRLEQALGTPAKIFFKYEGVSPAGSHKPNSAVPQAFYNKQAGIKRLTTETGAGQWGSSIAFAGQMFGLEVRVYMVKVSYEQKPYRRLMMQTWGAEVFASPSPHTETGRRLLAENPDNQGSLGIAISEAVEEAAGRADTNYTLGSVLNHVVLHQSIIGLEAKKQFDKVGLYPDVVIGPCGGGSSFAGIAFPFLADKAAGDKRAEGLRCVAVEPTSCPTLTKGEYAYDYGDASGFTPLMKMYTLGHDFMPPGIHAGGLRYHGDSPLVSHLLHAGLIEAAAVPQLATFEAGVQFARAEGIIPAPESCHAIRQAIDEALKCKANGEAKTILFNLTGHGHFDMSSYERYFSGKLENYDYPADAVAASLAHLPKVG, encoded by the coding sequence ATGGAAGCCACCCGCATCCTGCTCGACGCCGCCGACATCCCCACCCACTGGTACAACGTCGCCGCCGACCTGCCGTCGCCACTGGCGCCGCCCCTCGGCCCCGACGGCAAGCCGGCCACGCCGGAGCAGATGGGGGCGATCTTCCCGGGCGCGATCCTCGAGCAGGAGATGAGCACCCAGCGCTGGATCGCCATCCCCGAGGAGGTGCGCGAGATCTACCGCCTGTGGCGGCCCAGCCCGCTGGTGCGCGCGGTGCGCCTCGAGCAGGCGCTCGGCACCCCGGCGAAGATCTTCTTCAAGTACGAGGGCGTGTCGCCCGCCGGCTCGCACAAGCCCAACTCCGCGGTGCCCCAGGCCTTCTACAACAAGCAGGCCGGCATCAAGCGCCTGACCACCGAGACCGGCGCCGGCCAGTGGGGCTCGTCGATCGCCTTCGCCGGGCAGATGTTCGGGCTCGAGGTGCGTGTGTACATGGTCAAGGTCAGCTACGAGCAGAAGCCCTACCGCCGCCTGATGATGCAGACCTGGGGCGCCGAGGTCTTCGCCAGCCCCTCGCCCCACACCGAGACCGGCCGCCGCCTCCTCGCCGAGAACCCGGACAACCAGGGCTCGCTCGGCATCGCCATTTCCGAGGCGGTCGAGGAAGCCGCCGGCCGCGCCGACACCAACTACACCCTGGGCTCGGTGCTCAACCACGTCGTGCTGCACCAGAGCATCATCGGCCTCGAGGCCAAGAAGCAGTTCGACAAGGTCGGCCTCTACCCCGACGTGGTGATCGGGCCCTGCGGCGGCGGCTCCAGCTTCGCCGGCATCGCCTTCCCCTTCCTCGCCGACAAGGCCGCGGGCGACAAGCGTGCCGAGGGACTGCGCTGCGTCGCGGTCGAGCCGACCTCCTGCCCGACGCTGACCAAGGGCGAGTACGCCTACGACTACGGCGACGCCTCCGGCTTCACGCCGCTGATGAAGATGTACACGCTCGGCCACGACTTCATGCCGCCGGGCATCCACGCCGGCGGCCTGCGCTATCACGGCGACTCGCCCCTGGTCTCGCACCTGCTGCACGCCGGCCTGATCGAGGCTGCCGCGGTGCCGCAGCTCGCCACTTTCGAGGCCGGCGTGCAGTTCGCGCGCGCCGAGGGCATCATCCCGGCGCCGGAGTCCTGCCATGCGATCCGCCAGGCGATCGACGAGGCGCTGAAGTGCAAGGCCAACGGCGAGGCGAAGACCATCCTCTTCAACCTCACGGGCCACGGCCACTTCGACATGAGCTCCTACGAGCGCTACTTCTCGGGCAAGCTGGAGAACTACGACTACCCGGCCGACGCGGTCGCGGCCTCGCTCGCGCACCTGCCCAAGGTCGGCTGA
- a CDS encoding type III pantothenate kinase, whose protein sequence is MILLVDAGNTRIKWRVVAAGAPLVAVAEGALAHDEVDMLAAVRDRHPQLQRAFGCNVAGADIAARIAAACAGLHLQWLTPTAGCAGVRNLYEHPAQLGADRWAALIGARALHPHACLVVTAGTATTVDLLSAAGEFLGGLILPGVSLMQQALARGTAQLPLADGRFALQPRCTVDAIHSGCLQAQAGAVERMFRQLADQPQALCLLGGGAADSFADLLRIPLRRVDNLVLTGLGAVAGLPPAD, encoded by the coding sequence GTGATCCTGCTCGTAGATGCCGGCAACACCCGCATCAAGTGGCGGGTCGTCGCCGCTGGCGCGCCGCTCGTGGCGGTGGCCGAGGGAGCCCTCGCCCACGACGAGGTCGACATGCTCGCCGCGGTGCGCGACCGTCATCCGCAGCTGCAGCGCGCATTCGGCTGCAACGTCGCCGGCGCGGACATCGCCGCGCGCATCGCTGCTGCCTGCGCCGGCCTGCACCTGCAGTGGCTGACGCCGACCGCAGGCTGCGCCGGGGTGCGCAACCTGTACGAACACCCGGCCCAGCTCGGCGCCGACCGCTGGGCGGCGCTGATCGGGGCCCGCGCCCTGCATCCGCACGCCTGCCTGGTCGTCACCGCCGGCACCGCCACCACGGTGGACCTGCTGTCGGCCGCGGGCGAGTTCCTAGGCGGCCTGATCCTACCCGGGGTCTCGCTGATGCAGCAGGCGCTCGCCCGCGGCACCGCGCAGTTGCCGCTGGCCGACGGCCGCTTCGCACTGCAGCCGCGGTGCACGGTGGACGCGATCCACTCCGGCTGCCTGCAGGCGCAGGCGGGCGCGGTGGAGCGCATGTTCCGCCAGCTCGCCGACCAGCCGCAGGCGCTGTGCCTGCTCGGCGGCGGCGCGGCCGACAGCTTCGCCGACCTGCTCCGGATTCCGCTGCGCAGGGTGGACAACCTGGTGCTGACAGGCCTCGGCGCGGTCGCCGGCCTGCCGCCGGCCGACTGA
- a CDS encoding biotin--[acetyl-CoA-carboxylase] ligase, producing MVELRSALGALAGDFAIDWVAECASTNSLLVDAPPHDDGRIHVVVADRQTAGRGRRGRQWLSWDDASLTFSALWRFVPGAPAPAGLSLVVGLALARALEELGVQGVQLKWPNDVLVHGDKLAGILIDLLPGRGRPPAAVIGIGLNLRLPADADIPGQTGVTDLARALEAAPPARAAILAAILGELHRLLDTYSNAGFPALREAWMQRNAFAELPVRIAGESETLHGICAGVDEDGALLLRTDAGLQRILAGDVSLRPQPGAAA from the coding sequence GTGGTCGAGCTCCGCTCGGCATTGGGTGCCCTGGCAGGCGACTTCGCCATCGACTGGGTGGCCGAATGCGCATCCACCAACAGCCTGCTCGTCGACGCCCCCCCGCACGACGACGGCCGCATCCACGTAGTGGTCGCCGACCGGCAGACCGCGGGCCGAGGGCGACGCGGCCGACAGTGGCTGTCCTGGGACGACGCCAGCCTCACCTTCTCCGCGCTGTGGCGCTTCGTGCCCGGCGCCCCGGCGCCCGCGGGGCTGTCGCTGGTCGTCGGCCTCGCCCTCGCGCGCGCGCTGGAGGAGCTCGGCGTGCAGGGCGTGCAGCTCAAGTGGCCGAACGACGTCCTCGTTCATGGCGACAAGCTCGCCGGCATCCTGATCGACCTGCTGCCCGGCCGCGGCCGCCCGCCCGCTGCGGTGATCGGCATCGGCCTCAACCTGCGCCTGCCGGCCGACGCCGACATTCCCGGCCAGACCGGCGTGACCGACCTCGCCCGCGCCCTTGAAGCCGCGCCGCCCGCGCGCGCCGCGATCCTGGCCGCCATCCTCGGCGAGCTGCATCGCCTGCTCGACACCTATTCGAATGCCGGCTTCCCCGCGCTGCGCGAGGCCTGGATGCAGCGCAACGCCTTCGCCGAGCTGCCGGTGCGCATCGCCGGCGAAAGCGAGACCCTGCACGGCATCTGTGCCGGCGTGGACGAGGACGGCGCCCTGCTGCTGCGCACCGATGCGGGCCTGCAGCGCATCCTGGCCGGCGACGTGTCGCTGCGCCCGCAGCCGGGAGCCGCGGCGTGA
- the ntrC gene encoding nitrogen regulation protein NR(I), with amino-acid sequence MNDVWIIDDDRSIRWVLEKALGREGIHHASFSSASDALAELERTPQPPAVLLSDIRMPGESGLDLLQKVKAGHPQLPVIIMTAYSDLDSAVSAFQGGAFEYLPKPFDVDQAVALVRRALEQGAHQNGAAEDTALAPEILGQAPAMQEVFRAIGRLAHSHATVLINGESGSGKELVARALHRHSPRRDAPFIAINTAAIPRDLLESELFGHERGAFTGAATQRRGRFEQADGGTLFLDEIGDMPAELQTRLLRVLSDGHFYRVGGQQPIRANVRVIAATHQDLEERVRQGLFREDLFHRLNVIRLRLPPLRERREDIPLLVRHFLQKSAHELGVERKRISDAALEYLQSQPFPGNVRQLENLCHWLTVMAPAQVIEVADLPPEMRDHPGKEAPTSWIEGLASEADRLIAAHPGEVFDRLTREFERTLIRRALAATGGRRIEAAQLLGIGRNTISRKIQDLGMDEGRNGEEHEH; translated from the coding sequence ATGAACGACGTCTGGATCATCGATGACGACCGCTCGATCCGCTGGGTGCTGGAAAAGGCCCTCGGTCGCGAGGGGATCCACCACGCCAGCTTCAGCTCGGCCAGCGATGCGCTCGCCGAACTCGAACGCACGCCGCAACCGCCGGCGGTGCTGCTCTCCGACATCCGCATGCCGGGCGAGTCCGGCCTCGACCTGCTGCAGAAGGTGAAGGCCGGTCATCCGCAGCTGCCGGTCATCATCATGACCGCCTATTCGGACCTCGACAGCGCGGTGTCCGCCTTCCAGGGCGGCGCCTTCGAGTACCTGCCCAAGCCCTTCGACGTCGATCAGGCGGTGGCGCTGGTGCGGCGCGCGCTCGAACAGGGCGCGCACCAGAATGGTGCAGCCGAGGATACCGCGCTCGCCCCCGAGATCCTCGGCCAGGCGCCGGCGATGCAGGAGGTGTTCCGCGCCATCGGCCGGCTCGCGCACTCGCACGCCACCGTGCTGATCAACGGCGAATCCGGAAGCGGCAAGGAGCTGGTCGCGCGCGCCCTGCACCGCCACAGCCCGCGCCGCGATGCGCCCTTCATCGCCATCAACACCGCAGCGATCCCGCGCGACCTGCTCGAATCCGAGCTCTTCGGCCACGAGCGCGGCGCCTTCACCGGCGCCGCCACCCAGCGCCGCGGGCGCTTCGAGCAGGCCGACGGCGGCACGCTGTTCCTCGACGAGATCGGCGACATGCCGGCCGAACTGCAGACGCGGCTGCTGCGCGTGCTCTCCGACGGCCACTTCTACCGCGTCGGCGGCCAGCAGCCGATCCGCGCCAACGTGCGGGTGATCGCCGCCACTCACCAGGATCTGGAAGAGCGCGTGCGCCAGGGCCTGTTCCGCGAGGACCTGTTCCACCGCCTCAACGTCATCCGCCTGCGCCTGCCGCCGCTGCGCGAACGACGCGAGGACATTCCGCTGCTGGTGCGCCACTTCCTGCAGAAGAGCGCGCACGAGCTCGGGGTCGAGCGCAAGCGCATCTCCGACGCGGCGCTCGAATACCTGCAGAGCCAGCCCTTCCCCGGCAACGTGCGCCAGCTCGAGAACCTGTGCCACTGGCTGACCGTGATGGCGCCGGCGCAGGTGATCGAGGTCGCCGACCTGCCGCCCGAGATGCGCGACCACCCCGGCAAGGAGGCGCCGACGAGCTGGATCGAGGGCCTCGCCAGCGAGGCCGACCGCCTGATCGCAGCCCACCCGGGCGAGGTCTTCGACCGCCTCACGCGGGAGTTCGAACGCACCCTGATCCGGCGCGCGCTCGCCGCCACCGGTGGTCGCCGCATCGAGGCCGCCCAGTTGCTCGGCATCGGCCGCAACACCATCAGCCGCAAGATCCAGGACCTCGGCATGGATGAGGGCCGCAACGGCGAGGAACACGAGCACTGA
- the glnL gene encoding nitrogen regulation protein NR(II) — protein MPTPPSHTATGHFAGLELLSSAVVLVDGRLVIRYINPGAENLFAVSQRKLLGQPLERLLGTPPGLGAALDNALRTNWSYTGQDITVTRSDADPIRLDCTVTPVETAGVRLLLEFRPIDAQLRVAREEQLLHQQQANRELIRNLAHEIKNPLGGIRGSAQLLHHELDDPQLREFTDVIIAEADRLQDLMNRLLSSHSMMRPAPLNIHDVLERVRRLILAEFPALDIRRDYDLSLPELTADREQLIQAVLNIVRNAAQALDGHGEIHLRTRIARQVTLAKRRYKLALELQVIDDGPGIPEEIRDRIFYPLVSGRDGGSGLGLSLAQSFIEQHQGMIEVDSRPGRTCFTILLPISDRV, from the coding sequence ATGCCGACTCCCCCCAGCCACACCGCCACAGGACACTTCGCCGGCCTCGAGTTGCTGTCGTCGGCCGTCGTCCTCGTGGACGGGCGGCTGGTGATCCGCTACATCAACCCGGGCGCGGAGAACCTGTTCGCGGTCAGCCAGCGCAAGCTTCTCGGCCAGCCGCTCGAACGCCTGCTCGGCACGCCGCCCGGGCTGGGGGCTGCACTCGACAACGCGCTGCGCACCAACTGGAGCTACACCGGGCAGGACATCACCGTCACCCGCAGCGACGCCGACCCGATCCGCCTCGACTGCACGGTGACACCGGTCGAGACCGCCGGCGTGCGCCTGCTGCTGGAATTCCGCCCGATCGACGCCCAGCTCCGCGTCGCCCGCGAGGAGCAGCTGCTGCACCAGCAGCAGGCCAACCGCGAGCTGATCCGCAACCTGGCGCACGAGATCAAGAACCCGCTCGGCGGCATCCGCGGCTCGGCCCAGCTGCTGCACCACGAGCTCGACGATCCGCAGCTGCGCGAATTCACCGACGTCATCATCGCCGAGGCCGACCGCCTGCAGGACCTGATGAATCGCCTGCTGAGCTCGCACAGCATGATGCGCCCGGCGCCGCTCAACATCCACGACGTGCTCGAGCGCGTGCGCCGGCTCATCCTCGCCGAGTTTCCCGCGCTCGACATCCGCCGCGACTACGACCTCAGCCTGCCCGAGCTCACGGCCGACCGCGAGCAGCTGATCCAGGCGGTGCTCAACATCGTGCGCAACGCCGCGCAGGCGCTCGACGGCCACGGCGAGATCCACCTGCGCACCCGCATCGCCCGCCAGGTCACGCTCGCCAAGCGCCGCTACAAGCTGGCACTGGAATTGCAAGTGATCGACGACGGCCCCGGCATTCCGGAGGAGATCCGCGACCGGATCTTCTATCCGCTGGTCTCGGGGCGGGATGGCGGCAGCGGGCTCGGCCTGTCGCTGGCGCAGAGCTTCATCGAGCAACACCAAGGCATGATCGAGGTGGACAGCCGTCCCGGGCGCACCTGCTTCACGATCCTGCTGCCGATTTCCGACCGCGTCTGA